The segment TAGGAACACAGAAGAGGGAGCTAAAGGCCTATGAAGGGAAATGTCCTTCACAGCTTCTTTTATAtagactttttattttctcttgggAGAATaaaccatagaatcacagaatggtttgggtggggagggacTTTAAAGAATGTCTAGTTCCaaccaccctgccatgggcagagacattTCACTAGATCAcgttgctcagagctccatccaacctggccttgatcatttccagggatggggcatcaaCAGCTTATCAGGGaaacctgtttcagtgcctcatCACCTTCATcgtaaagaatttcttcctagcaTCTAATCTCAATCTCCTCTCTTTTAGCTTAAAATCTCTCTCCCTTGTCTACCACTGCTGTAAGCAGTCACTTGGCTTGCCACAGGCTGGGCCAAATCCTCTCCTTAGTCACAGGTATCTGCCCATGGCCTGTGAGACACTTAGAAAGAACCTTTGGTGATTCCTGGtaccccagcactgccttgcACAACGTGTATGCAATCTGAAAATTCTATGTAGGTTTTTTCAAACCCCATCTTCCTTCCTTTAGGTGGCATCAGATGACAATTTCCCATTTAAATCCAAAGCTCTTCCAGAGGAAATGTCATAAGCTTCTGTGCCCAGAAGCTTCCTAAGAAAATGGGTACGCAAGCAGGCCCCAGGTACCATGCCAAGCACTCAAATCCATACCTGAGTGTGCAAATATGACTTGAAGCATGCTGTAATACATAATTATGTAAATACATCACAAGGTGCTACAGATTCTACAGTATAGCACTAATCCATACTGGTGTAAACTGGGTGTACTGGGGAACAGTGACAGAAGATTCTGTTTCAGTCAAAGACAACATGTTGGAGAAGGTAGGGACTGCTAAGCTTTTTCACCCCAAAGATTTCTAAATCAGTGAGGCTTTCTGTGAAATTGGGGGTTACCTTGGTGTGATTTTAGCTGCAGCTAGCTGGGCACATCTGCTGTGCTGGAAGCCTATTGCAGCAGTCTGATAATCCTAGCAGCTTCAACATCTCCCAGAGATTTAAAGAAAACCTATCTGTGTCAAACAGATGATACAGTGTGATGAAGAAAGTATTGGGATGTGAAGTCCTGGAAGATGGGGAGGATTAATGAGTGAAAATCAAAAGGTTTTTACAGAGAGCTGAAGGAGATAACTCTTCTTGTACCAGAATCAAGTTTGAGACATACCTTTCATCCTTCTTTCAAAACTCATAGCATACTGCACATGTACTACTAAAAGGAAGAACTACTGAGACATTAACACAAGTAGTAGCTCtcatttttgaaaagaaaactgacCTGGATTAGCTTTATGACCTCACCATCCTTTTCTGAATAGCTACTACAAAACTCCCACTTTGAGGTGGGGGATTCTGAGTGACACTGACATCTCAGCACACCTGCAACCTCACTGACTCAGTGTGGcaatgggaaaacaatgggTGAACACACTTGAACTCATTTAAATTCAGTCTCAGAAAAGAGGCTGGGGGACTTGATCTCAGTGCATGAAGCTACTCAAGGGTCTGAATTCTTTACGTCTGTGAACTCTAAATGGGCAAGAGATGAAGAGGACTCTCTATTGCTTCTTGACATGTAGACAAATGTCTGGGACAGCCATACAACAGCAGTTTCTCATGAGCTACTGCAAAATAAAGACCAGTATAATACAGCTTTGCAGAATAAAACCTGAACATGGCTCTAATctactgaagaaataaatgcatgttGCACGCAAATGTTGAATATGGCAGATCTGATGAAACCAATGCTGCCTCCATACTACAAGCTGTAACATGATAAGAAGGCATCattgttttcattaaattagATTATGACTTCAGGCctgattttcctttcagttaTATTGTTCTGAAAGGGAACAGCCTCACTGAAGTCCATTAGTTTACATTCATGCAGTTCCAGTGAGAGAGAACAATCAGACTTTACAGATCTGTGCTTGAGAAGCATGAACCTTCTGAAAttcaaacacaaacacacacatatacacatatatacacacattaataGATGCATTTCACCCACCTATTTCATCCCCCAGAGAGGAGTTCAGTATTGCACCAGCAGACATAACTACTGCACAGCTCCCAAAGCCATGTGTATATAATTTGCCCAGTGGAATCTGGGGAACGTGCTTTTCCCATCCAAGAGTGGAGAAGGGAGCCTCCTTGCCATCTATTGTTTTCACATTCACTCTTTCTTTTAGCTCACAGAATAGCTGGTCTCCTGTCAACTTGGAGTTTCGTTTCCCCTTGAACCGCACCCCATGCTTATTGGTACTCAAATAATCTTTCATCGCCTTCTGCAGTCGAGGGTTTAGCATCTTGGAAGAGACATCCCCTTTCCAAAGCTTGTAAAGAAAGGATTTCGACATTGTGGAATACAGCTCATCCCAGTCATCAGATTCATCAAGCATCTGGCCTCTCCTATGCTTTGTGCTCCTTCTCCTCATTCTTCTCTGATGGCTCCAGttgttctgtaaaatatttccttttggaTTATTCATGTCAGCCGAAATGAATTTTTCTATCTCTTGAAGGTGCTTGTGTGACTGAGGCTGACcagcagcaaataaataatCATCATTCACTTGGTAGAAAGCActttttgattttcttcctaaCTGGGATGGAAAAAACTCATCTTCATTTCTAAAGGCATCTTCCAATACAGTCCATTTCTTAGCATTTCCGGTCCCTGATTTAAAAGTTCCCAGGAGATCTTCATTAAGAAGTACCTCGTTCCCATCAATGGTTTCAGAGAACGATGGGTCATGAATGGCTCCCATGATGACTCTCTGCTTGCCCTGAAGGGGCAGAAGTCTCTTAGTTTCAATGTAAGAAAAGGAACTTGGAACTGGTTCAGCAGTGTTGCTATCTGTAAAATAGATGAATATCACCAAGAAAAGCAGGCCCCATGCAAAAATACCAAAGAGCATGAGTTGTTTCCATTGCTTCAAGTTAGGTTTCATGGCAATGCCTTTAccagctcctctgtgccttGAAGTATTGgtgaaggaaaatgaaacctGTAAAGAACATCAAATGCTATTAAAAATcattctaaaaaataaatacaactcAGAAATATCTTAACACACATTGATAGATGGCACAGAATTAATCTCCAAGCAGTAGCACAAAGGATTCAGTAGCAGAAACAGAACTCCAGAGCCCGCAGACACTGTAGGAGTGACAGGCTTTGGCTGTGCCCACACCGTGACAGCTGCTAGCTACAAAAGAAGCTGGTGGCCAGTTTCTACAGTAACACTGGATCCTGCCTTCAGGGAGATCGTGTGCCCGCCTGCTTCTGCTACACGGAGCACAGCATTaagagcaaaagcaaaagccatgccTGGCTGCACGCACAGTGGGTGCAATATAAGCCGTCCTCTCTTTTCCATTGAAAGTCCTTATGCAGGGGAACTGTGAGCATGCCTGTCTCCAAAGGGACCAGGCAGGGAGCACAAGCCCTAAGCTGCAGCCCtcctctgcccacagcctggAAAGGATGGTGCTCCGTGCTTATCATCAGGGGGTGAAGGGGAGAGCATCACACAGATGGGTCAGGGGGGGACCTCTTCCTCAGCTGGTATAAACTGGCACAGACCCAGTGGCTACATAATTTTTTGCCTAGTACCAGACCCAAGTAAGAACAGCTCCTGTACCTCTGCTACGGATGCTGCATGCACACTGAACTGGCTTGAAGGAGTTGTGCACATCAAGGTGCCAATGGTTTTGTATTTTCCAAAAAGGAGAACGGGTGGCACAACTATCTAAATACATTCCTTTCGGATAAGATCGAGATTTACATAAAGAGAGTGGGTAGAGAATGTCAGACCTAGTCCTGGAAATATGTGTCCTACTAATACCTGAGGGTTTTGGACAGCTTGTGCACTAGCAGAGGGACACATGGTCCAAATGAAACAAAGTTTGACTAAGGGGGCTGTGTTCCAAGGAAAATACATAACACATTGCTAGACCACTGAGCACACTATGCCCTTACACGAACTCACTTGCTCAGTCAAGTGGTGTGACTATCAGTTACAAGCCTGACTGAAGCAAATCCCCACCATAAGCCTTACCATTCACCTCCCTGCACCACAGTCATCATCAGCCTCAGACACCAGCAGTGTCACTCAGTGTACTAATTAGTGACTGATCACTCACCTGACCTGAATTAAAAATAAGCCAAGCGCCTTCTTCTGGAGTTTTCTTTCTAACCCTTTTGTTTCAATGGCCACTTAATGGTGGGACTTAAGAGCTACTTGTACCAGCCAGCTCTGATCAGCAAAGAGGAATTTCAGTGGCATGTACAAGTGAGGCATACAGTGGAATGGGAGAAGGGGCAAGTCTGGATTTCACTACCAGCCTGCACCTCAGGAGCCACCACCAGCTCATCACATCACACCcaaacagcacacacagcttaCATGCCTGTGATAACACACTGCCTGCTCACACTGGCCATCAGGAGGGACCAAAACCACAGCCACCACACACTATCACCTTTCTGCAAGCTGTTAAAGGACATCAAAGCTGAGTGCAAGGTTTAAACCGAAGCTGTGACTAAGACtgtgttttcacaggaaaatgaaCCCAGCAGTAACACCAGTGTAAGATGTTCTCTTCTCTGTCCTTCATTCCTGCactgtgcctctgctgctgccaacaCCCCCGCGTATGGAATTGATACAGCAGGGGAAATACACCTTAGAGgagctttttggttttgtttgttttttaaactggGTCAGCCCCTTTATCCGCTTCAGCGTGGTCACACATGCAGTTGTTTCAGCACAAATGTGGAAATCGCCTACCACAATGCAGAGGCGAGAACAAACCGCAGGTGGTGTTAGCAGAGACACTTCAGGCTGCGTTTCTGCTGACCTCCTGAGAATGAGAGACCACACTGGTACGTTCCCAAACACAGTCTATTTTAATGATCTAGACAAAACCTAGAACAGTAGACAAACACAGCTGACTTTGGGGCTCAAGGCAGTGCCCAAACAGGGAGGATTCAGGAAGTTACACTTGGATGACCAAATTTCATTGCAATTtaatgcactgaaaaaaaaaaaaaaaaaaaaaaaaaaaaaaaaaaaaaaaaaaaccaaaaaaaaaaaacaaaacaaaaaacaccacgATTCTGATAACCCAGTGCTCCACATACATTTGGTTTGGCTCACACGAACCACATGGAAGAAAACTATTACTCCAACTGACCCATTTCCTATCCGCACTCCACTGCTGCAAGATTGCTCTCTGCAGTACCTCGACACTCCCACACCTTCCAATTTTAAATCACTGCAGGTGATGTCCTGTGGGAGCTGCCTTACAGTATATGGCTGTTGTGCAAGTTAGGTCTGCCCTGAAGTTATTGCAACCTGCCTACTCATCAGTGTTCAGATGGTTTGCATTTCAAAATCAGCATTCTTCACCCATCTGAACTGCTTTCATCTCTTTTTATCATTTTCCCTGATGTGTTTCCCCAGCACTTTTCAACATGTGGCTTCCAAACCACTGTGTAAGTTAGTCTTTGCTCAGTCAGATGTTTCTCCTGCTGAATATACATTTCTTACAGGATCTGCAATGGAAGCATCTTGCATGATCTTTTTAACAGATAAGCTTGCAGGAAGTCAAAGTCATAAAGGAAGAGGTCACTAATATTTTCCACTGAATCACGTAGCAAGTCCATACACAATTTAATCTATAAGACAAATCTACAATTTGCTCATTCCGCCCTCCCCCCCCACCAAGTTTTATTGTCTCTTATAACCAGAAGTtgctaagaaataaaaaggtttaGCCTTAATTCAGGTGTGAGACTACAAATTTCTAATTCTCTGTGATCATATGTGTTTGGCACAGCAGACTGCCTCAGCATAAAAAGTCAGGACTCAGTATTCAGGTAACAAtctgaaaaaggactgagatgcattaataattattttttaattaaagcaaacaaaaatctgcCCCCTCAAGTCCTCCCAACACTTATATAACGAAAGCACACTCACCTTGGTCAGCATGCACATATAAGCATGCACATGATGAGCTTCTTTGTGCAGCAAAAAAATACCcatgtaaaacaaaaaacagcatCGAACAGTATATTTCTCAACACTACAAGAAAAAGGAGATGCACCAGTGACAATAAATCCAAAAACTTCACACATTAACTACTGCAGAAGCTTATCTGCAATTCCTTGTTGAAAGTGGGGCCTCAGAAAGGATACCCAAATCTCTTGAAGACCAGAGCTATGCAGGCAAATCTCTGTGCTGCTTTAATGTTTTTTGCTCACAAGAAATGCCTTGTCCTCCAGCAGTACAGCTGAGCTGGAAGCAAATTCAAGGTCATTACTGTATTAGTTGCAAGAGGACCTCTACAACCTCACAGGATCTTGAAGGCTGTGTGTTGAAAGCTGCACTAAGTTCAGAGAAATATCAGTTTATCTTATCTCCCTCTACACTAAACATCCAGTCCTCTCCCCCTCAGCCCTTGCAGCGTCTCACACTTCACAGTCCCTGGCTTTGAAAATGGTTGGGAGGAGAGGGCAGACCTTCCACATGGTCCCCACCCCcctcctgctggcagcagaccCCTCTGCTGCTCAAGGGGCTATTTTCCTCAGCATCATCTGGGGATGCACTTGGattcctgccctgtgctgccttcagcagTACATCTCAATTCCAAAGAGAAAAGCATTTGTGTAGGAAACCAGAAATGACAATTGCAACCAGTTACACtggctaaataaataaaaccaggtGATTTCGTAGGTGCGGTTACTGAACTACACTGGATGCTTCAAGGATAACCTTCCATCTTTCTACCTATGCTCAACATACAGTTCTTAAAATGTTAAAGCAATTCTACACAAGTTCTTAAATTATCATTAGCATTTCTTATTGTCTCCAGCTTCACCCCCTGCTGTAATAATCCTCCCTACTTACAGACTGCTGGAgtcaaagctgctgcagaggaggagcagaggagtaAGTCTACCCTGGGGGAAACAACCGAGACTTAACCCAACACAGCTTCCTCTTCAGCAGAAGTGATAAGCCTGTTTTGCCCCAGAGGCTGCAGACCTCGTTTTCCTGTGTATCTCCTTTCTGATGGGCTCCTTCAGTCATTAACTGATTTAGGTTCCAACTTAACCATATGGAGAATGGCTCCTCTCCTTTCCCGGTCTGGTCATTCACACAAAAGCCCTGGAAAACATGAGGCAAGGTACAAGCCAGTGAAGTGGGCAGAAAGGGAAGACTTACTTATTTGCTTAATAGAAGTATTAGCAGCAGctatgaaaaagaaagacaaaccCTAGGGGTATCTTTGAGGCATCCCAGTAAATAAAGACAATTCCCCAGTGGAAATTAAAGGCTGATTTTCCAGAAGCAGCACCCACTTGTGGGAAATTTCATCTTGCCACACTAAgatgcaaaaaaccaaacagttcCCTCTCCCTTTGTAAAGCCCTTTGTTTTGCAACAAGGAgcacttttcatttttctaaagTAGGCCTCCTGACTATTTCTTAAATGAGAAGAGATGGATaagggagatttttttaattcctttgaaACATTCCTTCCTTTCAACAGTGCCtattgttaaaattaatttgtacaGACCCTGGCAGCTCAGAGGTCAGGATGGTTCAAGTTGATGTGCTAAGATGTGCACTGTTATGTTAAACAGGGTTTTTCTTGGCTGCAGCTTTGCAGCGAAGGTCACCACGGGGTTATTTGGGGTAGCAAATGTTAGCAGTGGGCAACCATTCCCAAAGGGCTGACAATCAGACCAAGGTTTATTTGATGGAAAGCTTAGGCGGCCTGAACAGATAGCAAATGCTCCCTTAGTTTGCTTCATCTCTTAGTCAGCTAATTCCAGAGTATTAAGAAAGCTCTGGCATAGGGCAAGACAGCTGGAGGCTGCATTTCCCGGGTGGGGAATACACTCGTCCTCTCATGTGGAAAGTGCCAAATTGGTTTTAGTGCTATCACATCATTTCTGTGGTGGAAGCCATACAGTCGGCAGCAACAGACAGGCAAGCCTGTGGGGAGTGGTGACTGCCAAAAGATGTGTCTTAGTCTGTGGATGGCCCATGCGTTTGTCTTACTGGTTCTGATTAGGCCTCCTAATTAATGAATCTCCTTTGGACAACTTCCTTGTCAGTCACGATAAATCTGGCTCTTTCCTTCAGAGGAGTCAAGCTGCATTCAGTACCTTTTGTGGCAACCTAAGAAACTGTCttgtgaaataaagaaaaaacacccagaGAAATCTGaagtaggggtttttttccaatattgCCTTTTAAACCTACATTTAATCATCTACTTTGAGAAAATTCCTTGGGAGGTATTCAAATAACAGTATTGCTAACCTGAATAACCTACTAAATGTGAGCCAGGTATCCCAAATTGGAGCATTTGGAAAGAGCAGTCTCAGGTTATTGCTTCTAGGATGCAGGTAGGCAGTGTGCCTGTTCTTGGGTCCTCTGATAAAACCTAGGATTTCAAGTTAAAGGGGGTGGGagtgaagagatttttttattattatttatttttactaatGACCCACTTCCAGGAGCTTAGGCTGTAAGAAAATTGCCAAATATAGTGAAACTTGCAGTAAAACTCACTCAAGCTGGCAAcccagcagctggagaaatGCTCAGTGGGGTTTCTGCCAAAGAACACGTCCTAGATTATTATGTAGGAGCATAGAGGCTTAGATGCATCAATCTCTGGGGCTTAGTGGAAGGTCAAAGTTATCTTCTATGCATCTGAGATCTAGTCTCCACGCTCCATTATCAAGTTCAAGCTTCCTGGCATTGAAGCCAGCTATCACTTTcccacagcccacagcccaCATACAGGTTGTCTGAGTGTGGGCTGACAGGAGGGAAGTAAAAATAGCCATACCAGCTCTGATCTTTCACATGCAGACTTTCCCACCACCAGTGGAAATGTTTAACACAGCAACAATGGTCAGGGAGAACCTGGTTTCCCAGTGACTGGACTGCACCTCGCAGGTCAACCTGCACCTACCCTAcgtgcagcagcttttctcagGAGCCATGAGAGCACCTCTCACTCTGACATACCCTGAGATTCACCATGCTGGCCAGGATTTCCTCACAAATTTCAGGTCAGGGGAGACAACTGAACCTCTCCAGCTTTTCTAGACTGGTTATGAGCTGACCACAGTCTTGCTATTCTAACAGAAGGTTTCTCTAGAAATGTACAGATACACTACATGAGAAATTCAGTACAACTTCAGTGTAAACCACTTCCAGGCTTTTTAATCAAAACTACAAAGGGGCAGAAGTGTCACACAGTTGTGTGAAGACAAGCAGTTTTCACAACCTAAATCACTCTCCACAGCCTCTCACAGGGAGTGCCTCACAGAGCCACGTACTACCTGCACTCAGTCTTATCTACTTCTGACCCCTTTTTTAGCTGTTTGCTCTTGCCACACCTTTGCTGTGTCCTGGCCCTGTTCACAGTAAGATGCAAAGGTTCAAGGCTCTTTTAAGCTGCTCCAAAGGCCAGAGGACTTCGGCTCCACCACGGGACATGGGTGCAGAAACCACCACATTGGCCACAGTCCCTAGCATGCCCTCACACAGCGTAAAGAAGCAGATTAAATATGTATACTACCCTTACAGATCTACCAGCTGGATGTTTTGGATGGGTTTTTGGTCATATTTCAGCTGCCACAGCACTGCCTCTTGATctaaacagcagggaaaaaacatcCACTCGTATCTACGTTAATATAAAACCATTGCAAAGACAGTGCAAGTCACTTTTCCAAAGTGAAATTCAGTATGCCACTGCATAGTCTTGGAGGGATCTAGGTTTGCACAAACACCATCCCAGCAGGCTCCACTCTTACATGTCAGTAGTTCTCATGCAGATCAAACCACAGAGCTGCATGTGGGTTTTCCGTGCTACTTTTGTGCAGCTCTCCTCCCTCTCACAAACTGCAGGTTGCAGAGGAACTGTTCCCAGGGGATCTGCTCCCCATGAAGGTCCTAGGAAGCTGAATGCTGTGCAGACTGAAACATCAGGCTGGCTGCAGATAAAAGCCAGGTGTGGAAACAAGGTGACCAGAGTGATGGCCATCACTTACTTGTGCATCCTGCACTCGCACATAACCACTTTATTAAGGTATTTAGTTTTATTGCTGCAGTGAGGTCAGTGAGGAGGAAGTGAGCTGTATACCAACACAGGGAGGAAGAAGCAGGGACTGGGGGAGGCTGTGGCACTGGGCCAGGAGAGAAGgaagcctggctgcagggcagcacggagggcaggaaggcagagagactgaaaataaaCTACACCCCGGAGGAGCAAAACAACACCTGCCAGAGAGGCAGCGACACCTCAGCGCCACAGGGATGAGAACTGGAAGTGAAAACTTCCTCCCAGCAGAATGATCACATCCTTCCCTCTGGGGAAACACCATGAGAGGCTTGCTATTGCTGAGGGAAGGCTCTGGACTTGAGCATCCTCTCCTACTCCTCCCAAGATGGGAAAGAGGCTGCCATGTTCCTTCAGCAGATGGGAAGCCTGGGTGAGTGGCAGGACCCACGCTGTGTCTTTCCCCCTTACTCTGCACTGCCACTCCCAGGTCACTGTGTTGCTTCCTGCCACCCCTGTGACTGGGAAAGGGGACCCTGGAGCACTGACCCTGGTCCTTGCAGGTGGAGCACAGCCCTTGCACCAGGGCACTTTCAGACTGAGCTTTGCAATGGATCAGCACCCAAAAGAGTTGCACATATTTTCCCCTGTAAACATTACTTCACATCCCATGCAGGGATGCTCCAAACACAGGCATGGATGGTGCCTGAGGACACACAACACAAGCAGGAGTTTATGCCCATCTTCGGCACAGCCTGGCTTTCTTTGGGACTTATTCCCCACCCACAGAATAAGGTTTTAATCCCATTCTCCCCTTCAAAAGCAGAGttcaggagcagcctgtgcttaTGTTCTGTTTTCATATGTAACTGAACAGGATGGCAGAAACCTCTTAATGCACCACAACAAGACAGAGAGGCACAGAAAAATGGATAATACTACTCAGtgtctaataaaaaaaaaaccccaaaaaatccagtCAACATACATAACTGTATTGGGTTCCCCTCCCTCTTTTTAAGGGACAGCTTTTGATACCGTACTTACAAAAACACATAAttcaaaaaaggaaggaagtgCTTTGAgggtttttatttaaagcttGACAGGATAAACGAATCACAGTCTCATTAAATCACACAAATCTCAGGCTGCACACAAGACTAAACCACGAGAAATAGGACGTTACAAATCCTCATGCAGTTCTACACTTCCAGCACAACAgctcattttatttctgctcttgGCAAGGTTAGAATAAAAGGCTTCTTTTCTTTGCTCCATAAATGTTTTTAGATGCTATATTACTTGAACTTAACACAGCAGTAATTGCCCTGAAAAAGGGCAATCTGAATTGCTTCCTTAAAGAAGGAAACATTTATACTAACACACACACGAACAGAGAGCACAGTTACAAAAGACCTGCTTCAATCCCATCACAAAAAAACTTGACCAAATTCACTAACTCCTCCAGGCAGAAGTGACTGgagaattttgatttttcactCTAAAGCAACATTTCTGAGATATACTGATTATCCACATCTCTGTGTAGCAGCACATTTTACATCTGCCAAGTATGTTCTTACTGTATGTTTCTAACACTGTAGGTGctgttttgctttcctcttaATTACTAACTTCTTTATTAGACTGTAGTATGTCTTTTTACATTTGTCCCAGAAAGCAAGCAACTCAGCCCTTGTTTAAAAACTCTAATATAGAAAAATGTTAAACAAATTGTTCTCTATTTCTCAGCTCTATCTCAGTGCCAGCTCCCATTTGTTTATGTTTGCATAGTAATTGTAGGagaatatttagaaaattatCATTgttaaaatctcatttctgtATACTcatacacatacatacaaaCAACATGCCTTCTATGTGCTTATTTACCTTAGCCTAAAAGCCTGAATGAAAAATTTCACCCTGGAAGAAGGCTTGCCAAACTGAAGGATGAAGTCAGTTTAGCCCTTTGTTACATTACAATCTAAAATGAAATTTCCTGGACTGAAACagttttcccctcttttttgtatattttaatacTTAACATGACTATGCTGATAATGAGCCAACCTACACTAGCTGGGCTATTTTGATTGGCTTCctaaaacaaaatgaagtggTATTAGTATTCCCCCcaccctttctttctttctctctctgttctgGCACTGTTTTATGCATGGCTGTGGGCAAAATTAGTTTAAACTATGACTAGATCAACAGAAACCTCTTCTGTGGGGGATACAGCTGTTTCTAACCTGACATGAACCACTGGGACCTGAATCCTATCTGTCTGGAAATTTTACTGAGAAACAGGATCTCTAACAACTACCAACATGAACCTAGCATGAGCAATAGTGACAGACAAAAGTTGTTGGCTGGGTGCTTCATCCCTTCCCCCTTTGTCAATCACTGATGCCCATGTGCAGCACACCAGAAGCCTTTTTCCCCAGCACTTGCCCTTCACTCCTTACAAATACAACTGACTTTTACAGGATAGAAGGTATCACAAAAACCATTAGGTTCTCTGAAAGCTCTGACACTATTAAAACAATGAGAAACTGAGGTAAGCGAGAATCAAGACAGAGCTGGCTAGCTCCCAAGATTATTTATATTAGTTCTTTTAGGTATAAAAGTTAGCAGAATGGGATAATATTGAGGCCATCCTCACCAGATATAACTGTGGAATTAGCGTTTGATGGTAATTTTCACCATCATAAGAGACAACAAAACCTAAAACCTTGTATTTTGAGATCTACAAGCTACTATAGATGAATCTGTGAAAGAGTACTTTCCAAGATACTTGGTAGAATTTTTTGTTGCCATACTGGCTTTAAAACCTGAAGCTAACCagtatatatgtaatatattcCCTTCCTTCAATTCTTCAACAGATGGGATAatcaaaattttcattaaaatatttcttagtATTTCAAATGCTGGCTATGCACTTCTTGGTTTTCAGACAACAGGAAGGCCTTTGAAATACTGATTTCATTAAAAAGCCCTCCTTCTAAGCCTCCCTTTAAGCAGCCAAGACATGCAAACCCCTGTCCCATCTTTTGCACACTCTGTTTAGAAGATGCAGATGCATCTGCTGAGAAGGTGCCAATGAAGCACATCCTCTTGCCCAGCACAGAGTCTAGCCATCCT is part of the Prinia subflava isolate CZ2003 ecotype Zambia chromosome 3, Cam_Psub_1.2, whole genome shotgun sequence genome and harbors:
- the ST6GAL2 gene encoding beta-galactoside alpha-2,6-sialyltransferase 2; translated protein: MKPNLKQWKQLMLFGIFAWGLLFLVIFIYFTDSNTAEPVPSSFSYIETKRLLPLQGKQRVIMGAIHDPSFSETIDGNEVLLNEDLLGTFKSGTGNAKKWTVLEDAFRNEDEFFPSQLGRKSKSAFYQVNDDYLFAAGQPQSHKHLQEIEKFISADMNNPKGNILQNNWSHQRRMRRRSTKHRRGQMLDESDDWDELYSTMSKSFLYKLWKGDVSSKMLNPRLQKAMKDYLSTNKHGVRFKGKRNSKLTGDQLFCELKERVNVKTIDGKEAPFSTLGWEKHVPQIPLGKLYTHGFGSCAVVMSAGAILNSSLGDEIDSHDAVLRFNSAPTRGYEKDVGNKTTMRIINSQILTNPNHHFVDSSLYKDVILVAWDPAPYSANLNVWYKKPDYNLFTPYMQHRRKNPTQPFYILHPKFIWQLWDIIQENTKEKIQPNPPSSGFIGILIMMSMCNEVHVYEYIPSVRQTDLCHYHELYYDAACTLGAYHPLLYEKLLVQRMNKGLQDDLYRKGKVILPGFKAVKCPKRNNVPQL